From a region of the Takifugu flavidus isolate HTHZ2018 chromosome 18, ASM371156v2, whole genome shotgun sequence genome:
- the rpl3 gene encoding 60S ribosomal protein L3: MSHRKFSAPRHGSLGFLPRKRSRRHRGKAKSFPKDDPSKPVHMTAFLGYKAGMTHIVREVDRPGSKVNKKEVVEAVTIVETPPMIVIGVVGYVNTPSGLRSFKTIFAEHISDECKRRFYKNWYKSKKKAFTKYCKKWQDDEGKKQLEKDFNLMKKYCQVIRVITHTQMRLLPIRQKKSHLMEVQLNGGTISDKVDWAREKLEQSIPVNTVFTQDEMIDVIGITKGHGYKGVTSRWHTKKLPRKTHRGLRKVACIGAWHPARVAFSVARAGQKGYHHRTEINKKIYKIGQGFHTKDGKLVKSNASTDYDLSNKSINPLGGFVHYGEVTNDFVMLKGCVVGTKKRVLTLRKSLLVQTSRRALEKIDLKFIDTTSKFGHGRFQTMEEKKAFMGPLKKDRLAKEETA, encoded by the exons TCCCACCGCAAATTTTCGGCTCCCCGCCACGGATCTCTGGGGTTTCTGCCCCGCAAGAGGAGCCGCCGGCACCGAGGCAAAGCCAAGAGCTTCCCCAAGGATGATCCCAGCAAACCCGTGCACATGACGGCCTTCCTGGGCTACAAGGCCGGCATGACGCACATCGTCCGTGAGGTGGACAGACCAGGATCAA AGGTGAACAagaaggaggtggtggaggccgTCACCATCGTGGAGACCCCTCCCATGATCGTGATCGGGGTCGTGGGTTACGTCAACACCCCCAGTGGTCTCCGTTCCTTTAAGACCATCTTTGCTGAACACATCAGCGACGAGTGCAAGCGCCGCTTCTACAAGAACTG gTACAAGTCCAAGAAGAAGGCTTTTACCAAATACTGCAAGAAGTGGCAGGACGATGAGGGcaagaagcagctggagaaggacTTTAACCTGATGAAGAAGTATTGTCAGGTCATCCGCGTCATCACCCACACACAG ATGCGCCTGCTGCCCATCAGGCAGAAGAAGTCTCACCTGATGGAGGTGCAGCTCAACGGCGGCACCATCTCTGACAAGGTGGACTGGGCCCGCGAGAAGCTGGAGCAGTCCATCCCCGTCAACACGGTCTTCACCCAGGACGAGATGATCGACGTCATCGGGATCACCAAGGGTCACGGCTACAAGG GTGTCACCAGCCGTTGGCACACAAAGAAGCTTCCTCGCAAGACGCATCGTGGTCTGCGGAAGGTGGCGTGCATCGGCGCCTGGCATCCGGCCCGCGTGGCCTTCTCGGTGGCCCGTGCTGGTCAGAAAGGCTACCACCACCGCACGGAGATCAACAAGAAGATCTACAAGATCGGCCAGGGCTTCCACACCAAGGACGGCAAGCTGGTGAAGAGCAACGCCTCCACCGACTACGACCTCTCCAACAAGAGCATCAACCCCCTG GGTGGGTTCGTCCACTACGGAGAGGTGACGAATGACTTCGTCATGTTGAAGGGATGCGTCGTAGGAACCAAGAAGAGGGTTCTGACCCTGCGCAAG TCTCTGTTGGTTCAGACCAGCCGTCGCGCGCTGGAGAAGATCGACCTCAAGTTCATCGACACCACCTCCAAGTTTGGTCACGGGCGCTTCcagaccatggaggagaagaaggcctTCATG GGACCGCTCAAGAAGGACCGCCTCGCCAAGGAGGAGACGGCCTGA